One Defluviimonas sp. SAOS-178_SWC DNA window includes the following coding sequences:
- a CDS encoding DUF2254 domain-containing protein, translated as MTWRTPFTALLTVPASLALLIGAAGVGLAMAERLYGTPAWLGALDAEAVRTILSVVATSAMTALSLAYSLTLVVFTLAASSIGPRLLKRFTTERANQVTAGLLGGTFLFALAGLGFGGEEPARIAALGAGVLAVASVVQLIWFVRTVAQSVSVDDELAKIAARLERDLKRLRENSEDGGLPAPATFRPLAATAESGYLARLDRKGLVALSEKAGVVLKVERTAGDYLFPDTPVISVSDEVSPDIREKLSATVRQEPARSDAGTVHFSMNLLVEIALRALSPGVNDTFTALAVCDMLSGALAGVSRSTPRLEAIRDTRGNVRVILPGASIEELLDEAYHPLRRAAASNILMAEGLARAYQRLFASGHAGTRRALREHARLLLADLARVGHAETDIGSVSELMPGPAGRTVNS; from the coding sequence ATGACCTGGCGGACACCATTCACGGCGCTTCTGACGGTTCCGGCCTCCCTTGCCCTTTTAATTGGTGCCGCGGGCGTGGGCCTGGCCATGGCCGAGCGGCTCTACGGTACCCCCGCATGGCTCGGCGCCCTCGATGCGGAGGCTGTGCGCACCATCCTTTCCGTCGTCGCGACGAGTGCGATGACGGCGCTCTCGCTTGCATATTCCCTTACCCTCGTCGTCTTTACTCTCGCCGCGTCCAGCATCGGGCCGAGGTTGCTGAAGCGCTTCACGACGGAGCGGGCCAATCAGGTCACCGCCGGTCTTTTGGGCGGCACGTTCCTGTTCGCGCTCGCCGGGCTCGGTTTCGGCGGTGAAGAGCCCGCGCGCATCGCGGCCCTGGGGGCCGGTGTTTTGGCCGTCGCGTCGGTCGTGCAGTTGATCTGGTTCGTCCGGACCGTCGCCCAATCCGTATCCGTCGATGACGAACTCGCAAAGATCGCGGCGCGGCTGGAGCGCGATCTCAAACGGTTGAGGGAGAACAGCGAAGATGGCGGACTGCCGGCGCCTGCGACCTTCCGTCCGCTCGCGGCGACGGCGGAGTCGGGTTACCTCGCGCGGCTTGATCGCAAGGGGCTTGTCGCCCTCTCGGAAAAGGCCGGTGTCGTTCTGAAGGTCGAGAGGACCGCCGGGGATTACCTCTTTCCCGATACGCCGGTGATTTCGGTCAGTGACGAGGTGTCCCCCGATATCCGCGAAAAGCTCTCTGCCACGGTGCGCCAGGAACCGGCCCGGTCGGATGCGGGGACAGTGCATTTCTCGATGAACCTCCTTGTCGAAATCGCGCTCCGCGCACTGTCGCCCGGGGTCAACGATACGTTCACGGCGCTCGCTGTCTGCGACATGCTGTCGGGGGCGCTGGCCGGGGTTTCGCGCTCGACGCCGCGTCTGGAAGCGATACGGGACACGCGCGGAAATGTGCGGGTGATCCTGCCCGGCGCCTCCATCGAGGAGCTTTTGGACGAAGCCTATCATCCGCTCCGTCGCGCGGCGGCATCCAACATCCTGATGGCGGAAGGCCTTGCCCGCGCCTATCAACGCCTGTTCGCATCGGGGCACGCCGGGACGCGCCGGGCATTGCGCGAGCATGCGCGGCTGCTTCTGGCCGACCTCGCCCGCGTGGGGCATGCCGAGACCGACATCGGCTCGGTGAGCGAACTCATGCCGGGGCCCGCAGGCCGGACCGTCAATTCGTAA
- a CDS encoding AI-2E family transporter: MSSDSQRLENADRDVRGADLAAIRRYLGIIAFICAAVAIYFAKQVVLPFILAVLLALTLSPVTRTLARIGVPPIVTALVLIIAVATSMAAGGYLLSDPISDWIDDAPRIQRELEGRLHDITDSIRSVQKASEKVDQIAETAKDPDVVKVAIDQPGILTSTILDVASFATTSLVALVLALFLLGSGDMFYVKLAESFPRFGDKKRALKIAYGVEQSISRYLLSIAVINACLGIVVGLGLWLIGMPQPAVWGAVAFLFNFLPYIGAIAGVALVAAVSIVSFDSFGHALLAPGFYFLATTIEGQFITPVILGRRLELNAVFVFATVVFWAWMWGFAGALTAVPFLVCLKVLCDNVPALSTLGDFLGTSEIRGRYDPLRGEDG; the protein is encoded by the coding sequence ATGAGTTCGGACAGTCAGCGCTTGGAGAACGCGGACCGGGACGTGCGCGGTGCGGATCTGGCCGCGATCCGGCGGTACCTGGGAATCATCGCGTTCATCTGTGCCGCCGTCGCAATCTACTTCGCGAAACAGGTTGTCCTGCCCTTCATCCTCGCTGTCCTTCTGGCGCTGACGCTCAGCCCGGTCACACGCACCCTCGCGCGCATCGGCGTTCCACCCATCGTCACGGCGCTTGTGCTGATCATCGCCGTCGCCACGTCGATGGCGGCCGGCGGCTATTTGCTGAGCGATCCCATTTCCGACTGGATTGACGACGCGCCCCGGATTCAGCGTGAGCTGGAAGGGCGTCTGCACGACATCACCGATTCCATCCGCTCGGTCCAGAAGGCGTCCGAAAAAGTCGATCAGATCGCGGAAACGGCGAAAGACCCCGACGTCGTCAAGGTGGCGATAGATCAGCCCGGCATCCTGACCTCGACGATACTCGATGTCGCGTCCTTCGCAACAACGTCGCTTGTGGCCCTCGTCCTTGCCCTGTTCCTGCTCGGCTCCGGCGACATGTTCTATGTCAAGCTGGCAGAAAGCTTCCCTCGCTTTGGCGACAAGAAGCGGGCCCTGAAGATCGCCTACGGCGTCGAGCAGAGCATTTCGCGATACCTGCTGTCGATTGCGGTGATCAATGCATGTCTGGGTATCGTTGTCGGGCTTGGCCTGTGGTTGATCGGGATGCCGCAACCGGCCGTCTGGGGGGCGGTGGCGTTCCTCTTCAACTTCCTCCCCTATATCGGTGCGATCGCGGGGGTCGCTCTTGTGGCGGCCGTGTCGATTGTCAGTTTCGACAGCTTCGGTCATGCCCTCCTCGCGCCCGGCTTCTATTTTCTGGCCACGACGATCGAGGGGCAGTTCATCACGCCGGTGATCCTCGGGCGGCGGCTGGAACTGAACGCGGTCTTCGTCTTCGCCACAGTCGTCTTCTGGGCCTGGATGTGGGGCTTCGCCGGCGCGTTGACGGCGGTGCCGTTTCTCGTCTGCCTCAAGGTCCTGTGCGACAATGTCCCGGCCTTGTCGACGCTCGGCGACTTCCTCGGCACGTCCGAAATCCGCGGCCGCTACGACCCATTGCGCGGCGAGGACGGCTGA
- a CDS encoding FAD-binding oxidoreductase gives MTLIARLTDILGTGQVLTGADMAAYSSDWTGKYNWTPRAVLRPGTTGEVAAILRLASEEAIPVVPTGGRTGLTGAIAAEGALMLSLERMNHIRAIRPEARVAVVEAGVILSTLHDAAEAAGLYFPLWFGARGSAQIGGVLSTNAGGSNVLRYGSTRALCLGMEVVLADGRVMNLMSELHKDNSGYDLKDLFIGAEGTLGIITAATMKLVPAPRAHATAMLAAPSLPAALTLLNRLQESTGGLVEAFEFMPRPYLEQLRDRRPDLGLPFAEIHDVTILAELGATAPRDTTPLPDGSVPLTTLLEETLASMMEDGLVLDAMLARTEAQRRAIWARREAAAEITVGHGHTVDTDVALPLDKVDAFLARALAATQRIDPGAETNTVAHLGDGNLHYTIFPTREDPALDETLTEAVEDIVADLGGSFSAEHGIGLSKLSSMRRRKDKVALDMMRALKAAFDPKGILNPGKTVPNKTS, from the coding sequence ATGACGCTCATCGCCCGCCTGACGGACATCCTCGGCACGGGCCAGGTCCTGACCGGAGCGGATATGGCGGCTTATTCCAGCGACTGGACCGGGAAATACAACTGGACGCCCCGCGCCGTCTTGCGCCCCGGCACGACCGGGGAGGTCGCCGCGATCCTCCGCCTCGCATCCGAAGAGGCAATCCCCGTCGTCCCCACTGGAGGCCGCACTGGCCTGACCGGCGCTATCGCAGCCGAAGGGGCCCTCATGCTCTCGCTTGAGCGAATGAACCACATTCGCGCGATCCGGCCGGAAGCCCGCGTCGCCGTCGTGGAAGCGGGCGTCATCCTCTCCACGCTCCACGATGCCGCCGAGGCTGCGGGCCTCTACTTCCCGCTCTGGTTCGGCGCCCGCGGTTCGGCCCAGATCGGCGGAGTTCTCTCGACCAATGCCGGCGGTTCCAACGTGCTCCGCTACGGCTCGACACGTGCTCTCTGCCTTGGGATGGAGGTGGTCCTTGCCGATGGACGGGTGATGAACCTGATGTCGGAGCTTCACAAGGACAATTCCGGCTATGACCTGAAGGATCTTTTCATCGGCGCCGAAGGCACGCTCGGCATCATCACGGCCGCCACGATGAAACTGGTGCCCGCGCCCAGGGCACATGCCACGGCGATGCTTGCCGCCCCTTCCCTGCCCGCCGCCCTCACCCTCCTCAACCGCCTGCAGGAATCGACCGGTGGCCTTGTCGAGGCCTTCGAATTCATGCCGCGCCCCTATCTTGAGCAACTGCGCGACCGGCGGCCCGACCTTGGCCTGCCCTTCGCCGAGATCCACGACGTCACCATCCTTGCCGAACTCGGCGCCACCGCGCCGCGCGACACGACCCCGCTTCCCGACGGCTCGGTCCCGCTCACGACACTCCTCGAAGAGACGCTCGCCTCGATGATGGAGGACGGTCTCGTCCTCGACGCCATGCTCGCCCGGACCGAGGCCCAGCGCCGCGCGATATGGGCCCGGCGCGAGGCGGCGGCGGAAATCACCGTCGGCCACGGCCACACCGTCGACACCGATGTGGCCCTGCCGCTCGACAAGGTCGACGCCTTCCTTGCCCGCGCCCTCGCCGCCACCCAGCGGATCGACCCCGGGGCGGAGACCAACACCGTCGCCCATCTCGGCGACGGCAACCTCCATTACACCATCTTTCCGACCCGCGAGGATCCGGCACTGGACGAGACCCTCACCGAAGCGGTCGAGGACATCGTCGCCGACCTCGGCGGATCGTTCTCGGCCGAGCACGGGATCGGTCTTTCCAAGCTTTCGTCGATGCGGCGCCGAAAGGATAAGGTCGCGCTCGACATGATGCGGGCCCTGAAGGCGGCCTTCGATCCGAAAGGAATCCTCAACCCCGGCAAGACCGTTCCCAACAAAACGTCGTGA
- the hemC gene encoding hydroxymethylbilane synthase → MNMPNAQNPLKIGTRGSPLALAQAFETRQRLMSAHHLPEDACEIVIIKTTGDDKTLIAADRPLKEIGNKGLFTKEIEEAMLAGAIDIAVHSTKDMPVDQPRGLVLDCYLPREDVRDAFMSTSFARLADLPEGAVVGSSSLRRRAQLANRRPDLKLVEFRGNVQTRLKKLNDGVADATFLAMAGLNRLGMAALAKSAVEVDEMLPAVAQGAIGIERRADDTLAGALLAAIHDAPTGERLAAERAYLRTLDGSCETPIAGLAVHEGGGLWLRGEILRPDGSEVIRGERRFGASDAAEAGADLARALLAEAPKGFFDWR, encoded by the coding sequence ATGAACATGCCCAACGCACAAAATCCGCTGAAGATCGGCACCAGGGGCTCGCCTCTGGCGCTCGCCCAGGCGTTCGAGACACGCCAGAGGCTGATGTCGGCGCATCACCTGCCCGAAGACGCCTGTGAGATCGTCATCATCAAGACCACCGGCGACGACAAGACCCTGATCGCGGCGGACCGGCCGCTGAAGGAGATCGGCAACAAGGGGCTCTTCACCAAGGAAATCGAGGAGGCGATGCTGGCGGGCGCCATCGACATCGCCGTGCATTCGACAAAGGACATGCCGGTCGACCAGCCGCGCGGGCTGGTGCTCGACTGCTATCTGCCGCGCGAGGATGTGCGCGACGCCTTCATGTCGACCTCGTTCGCGCGGCTGGCCGATCTGCCGGAGGGCGCGGTTGTCGGTTCGTCCTCGCTGCGCCGGCGGGCCCAGCTTGCGAACCGCCGGCCGGACCTCAAGCTGGTGGAGTTTCGCGGCAACGTGCAGACGCGGCTGAAGAAGCTGAACGACGGCGTGGCGGATGCGACCTTCCTTGCGATGGCCGGGCTCAACCGGCTTGGAATGGCGGCATTGGCGAAAAGCGCGGTCGAGGTCGACGAGATGCTGCCCGCCGTCGCGCAGGGCGCCATCGGGATCGAGCGGCGCGCCGACGACACGTTGGCCGGCGCCCTGCTGGCGGCGATCCACGATGCCCCGACCGGTGAGCGGCTGGCGGCGGAAAGGGCCTATCTCAGAACGCTCGACGGGTCGTGCGAAACGCCGATCGCCGGACTGGCGGTGCATGAGGGCGGCGGCCTCTGGCTGCGCGGCGAGATCCTGCGCCCGGACGGGTCGGAAGTGATCCGGGGCGAGCGGCGCTTTGGTGCCTCCGATGCAGCGGAGGCTGGCGCCGACCTCGCGCGCGCGCTCCTCGCAGAGGCGCCGAAGGGGTTCTTCGACTGGCGCTGA
- the hemE gene encoding uroporphyrinogen decarboxylase, with protein MTKTILRALAGETQAVPPIWMMRQAGRYLPEYRETRAKAGDFLSLCYNSELAAEVTLQPIRRYGFDAAILFADILLLPQALGCDLWFETGEGPRLSTITTADGLAALKPKDAIHDTLGPVYETVRILSRALPREVTLIGFAGAPWTVATYMIAGRGTPDQGPAHRLKAEDRATFSGLIDRLTEATIDYLSAQVEAGAEVVKLFDSWAGSLKGQDFDDFALRPAKRIIAELKARHPGLPVIAFPREARARYVGFAKATGADCVALDNSVSAEWAAEHVQKDGCVQGNLDPSLLVTGGPALVAETKKIVSAFSNGPHIFNLGHGITPDADPENVHRMIEAVRG; from the coding sequence ATGACCAAGACGATCCTGCGCGCCCTAGCCGGCGAAACCCAAGCCGTTCCACCGATCTGGATGATGCGCCAGGCGGGCCGCTACCTGCCGGAATACCGTGAAACAAGGGCAAAAGCGGGGGATTTCCTGTCGCTTTGCTACAATTCCGAGCTTGCGGCCGAGGTCACGCTGCAACCCATCCGCCGCTACGGCTTCGACGCGGCGATCCTCTTCGCAGATATTTTGTTGCTGCCTCAGGCACTTGGTTGCGATCTCTGGTTCGAAACCGGCGAAGGGCCGCGATTGTCCACGATCACGACTGCGGACGGTCTGGCTGCACTGAAACCCAAGGACGCGATTCACGACACGCTGGGTCCGGTTTACGAGACCGTGCGCATCCTTTCCCGCGCCCTGCCGCGCGAGGTCACACTGATCGGCTTCGCCGGGGCTCCCTGGACGGTGGCGACCTACATGATCGCCGGGCGCGGAACACCCGACCAGGGTCCGGCACACCGCCTAAAGGCCGAAGATCGGGCAACCTTCTCCGGCCTCATCGACCGTCTGACGGAGGCGACGATCGACTATCTCTCGGCTCAGGTCGAGGCCGGGGCCGAAGTCGTCAAGCTGTTCGACAGCTGGGCCGGGTCGCTCAAGGGACAGGACTTCGACGATTTCGCGCTTCGGCCAGCCAAACGGATCATCGCGGAACTCAAGGCCCGCCATCCGGGGCTGCCGGTCATCGCCTTCCCGCGCGAGGCGCGCGCGCGCTATGTCGGCTTCGCGAAGGCGACCGGGGCGGATTGCGTGGCGCTCGACAACTCGGTCTCGGCCGAATGGGCCGCCGAACACGTCCAGAAGGACGGCTGCGTGCAGGGCAACCTCGACCCGTCGCTCCTCGTGACGGGCGGGCCCGCACTGGTCGCGGAAACGAAGAAGATCGTCAGCGCCTTCTCGAACGGCCCGCATATCTTCAACCTCGGGCACGGGATAACGCCAGATGCGGATCCCGAGAACGTGCACCGGATGATCGAGGCCGTCCGGGGCTGA
- a CDS encoding TetR/AcrR family transcriptional regulator, with protein MEDEAPLGRGWRGTEAGWTDAAYELLIEGGVEAVKIQPLAKRLKLSRTSFYWHFADRDALLSALVRRWQDKNTGNLIRQTELPAPTIASAVLNLFDCWIAPELFDAPLDVAMRDWARTDIRLGAAFEAADASRIGAIRAMFERYGYVPEEADIRATTIYLTQVGYITLGTDETFQVRLTRIPTYLETFTGKRATDAELAAFTARHHARISR; from the coding sequence ATGGAAGACGAAGCACCCCTTGGACGCGGCTGGCGTGGAACGGAGGCCGGCTGGACGGATGCCGCCTATGAGCTGCTGATCGAGGGTGGCGTGGAGGCGGTGAAGATCCAGCCGCTGGCGAAGCGCCTGAAACTCTCGCGCACCAGTTTTTATTGGCATTTCGCCGACCGCGATGCCCTTCTGTCCGCGCTTGTCCGGCGCTGGCAGGACAAGAACACCGGCAATCTGATCCGTCAGACCGAATTGCCGGCGCCAACGATCGCGTCGGCTGTGCTGAATCTCTTCGATTGCTGGATCGCTCCCGAACTGTTCGATGCCCCGCTCGACGTCGCGATGCGCGACTGGGCGCGCACCGACATCCGGCTCGGCGCCGCGTTTGAGGCGGCAGATGCAAGCCGGATCGGGGCGATTCGGGCGATGTTCGAGCGCTACGGCTACGTGCCGGAAGAAGCCGACATCCGCGCCACTACGATCTACCTTACGCAGGTCGGCTATATCACGCTCGGCACGGACGAAACGTTCCAGGTCCGCCTCACCCGCATCCCGACCTACCTGGAAACCTTCACGGGAAAGCGCGCCACGGATGCGGAGCTCGCGGCCTTCACCGCCCGTCACCACGCCCGGATCAGCCGCTGA
- a CDS encoding NADH:flavin oxidoreductase — MASNDPLLQPYQLKHLTLKNRIMTTSHEPAYPENGMPKDRYRAYHVERAKAGIAMTMTAGSAAVSKDSPPVFNNILAYKDEVVGWMKKLTDECHDHGCAVMIQLTHLGRRTHWNKGDWLPALTTSHQREPAHRAFPKKMEDWDIARIIRDYADAAERMAAAGLDGVELECYGHLMDQFMSPLTNELDAPYGGSLENRARFAMEVTAAIRERTGDKFLIGVRYTADETAKGGITEDEGVAIGKMLRDSGNVDFLNIIRGQIHTDPAMTDVIPVQGMKSAPHLDFAGRIRAEVGMPTFHAARIPDVATARHAVASGKLDMVGMTRAHMADPHVVRKIIEGREDDIRPCVGATYCLDRIYQAGDALCMHNAATGRELTMPHDIAPAETRKKVVIVGAGPAGLEAARVAAERGHAVTVFEAASQPGGQVRLTAQSPRRKEMIGIIDWRMAQCAARNVEFRFDTWAEADDVTALNPDVVIVATGGLPHTEVLETGNDLVVSSWDLISGDVKPGSNVLVYDDAGDHAGLQAAEVAAKTGAKVEIMTPDRSFAPDVMAMNLVPYMRTMQDKDVTFTVTYRLTSVAKDGNLLKAVIGSDYMPLAKERHYDQIVINHGTLPLDELYFELKSLSSNLGEVDYEALIAGSPQKVSGGPAEGFQLFRIGDAVAARNTHAAIYDALRLVKDI; from the coding sequence ATGGCCTCGAACGACCCGCTTCTTCAGCCCTATCAACTGAAGCACCTGACACTGAAGAACCGGATCATGACGACGAGCCACGAGCCCGCCTATCCGGAAAATGGCATGCCCAAGGACCGCTACCGCGCCTATCACGTCGAACGCGCCAAGGCAGGTATCGCCATGACGATGACGGCAGGCTCTGCGGCGGTATCGAAGGACAGTCCGCCGGTCTTCAACAACATCCTCGCCTACAAGGATGAGGTCGTCGGCTGGATGAAGAAGCTGACCGACGAATGCCATGACCATGGCTGCGCGGTGATGATCCAGCTGACCCACCTTGGCCGCCGCACCCATTGGAACAAGGGCGACTGGCTGCCCGCGCTGACCACCTCGCATCAGCGCGAGCCGGCCCACCGCGCCTTCCCGAAGAAAATGGAAGACTGGGACATCGCCCGCATCATCCGCGACTACGCCGATGCGGCCGAACGGATGGCGGCCGCTGGCCTCGATGGGGTCGAACTGGAATGCTACGGCCATCTGATGGACCAGTTCATGTCGCCCCTGACGAACGAGCTGGACGCGCCCTATGGCGGCAGCCTGGAAAACCGGGCGCGCTTCGCGATGGAGGTGACGGCCGCGATCCGTGAGCGCACCGGCGACAAGTTCCTGATCGGCGTCCGCTACACCGCCGATGAGACCGCGAAAGGCGGCATCACCGAGGATGAGGGCGTGGCGATCGGCAAGATGCTGCGTGACAGCGGCAATGTGGATTTCCTCAACATCATCCGCGGTCAGATCCACACCGATCCGGCGATGACCGACGTGATCCCGGTGCAGGGCATGAAATCCGCCCCGCATCTGGATTTCGCGGGCCGTATCCGGGCCGAGGTCGGGATGCCGACCTTCCACGCCGCCCGCATCCCCGACGTCGCCACCGCCCGCCACGCGGTCGCCAGCGGCAAGCTCGACATGGTCGGCATGACGCGGGCGCATATGGCCGACCCGCATGTGGTACGGAAGATCATCGAAGGACGCGAGGACGACATCCGCCCGTGCGTCGGCGCCACCTATTGCCTTGACCGCATCTACCAGGCCGGTGACGCGCTTTGCATGCACAACGCAGCCACCGGGCGCGAGCTGACCATGCCGCATGACATCGCGCCTGCCGAAACGCGCAAGAAGGTCGTGATCGTCGGCGCCGGACCTGCCGGGCTAGAGGCCGCCCGAGTAGCCGCCGAACGCGGCCACGCCGTGACGGTGTTCGAGGCTGCGTCGCAACCCGGCGGGCAGGTCCGCCTGACCGCGCAAAGCCCGCGCCGAAAGGAGATGATCGGCATCATCGACTGGCGCATGGCCCAATGCGCCGCCCGCAACGTTGAATTCCGCTTTGACACCTGGGCCGAGGCGGACGACGTGACAGCGCTCAATCCCGATGTCGTGATCGTCGCCACGGGCGGCCTGCCCCATACAGAAGTGCTGGAAACGGGCAACGACCTCGTCGTCTCAAGCTGGGATCTGATCTCGGGCGATGTGAAGCCGGGTTCCAATGTGCTCGTCTACGACGACGCGGGCGACCATGCCGGTCTTCAGGCCGCCGAAGTCGCCGCCAAAACCGGCGCGAAGGTCGAGATCATGACGCCCGACCGCAGCTTCGCACCCGATGTGATGGCGATGAACCTCGTGCCTTACATGCGGACGATGCAGGACAAGGACGTCACCTTCACCGTGACCTATCGCCTTACCTCGGTCGCGAAGGACGGCAACCTGCTGAAGGCGGTGATCGGTTCGGACTACATGCCGCTCGCCAAGGAGCGGCACTACGACCAGATCGTGATAAACCACGGTACGCTGCCGCTCGACGAGCTGTATTTCGAGCTGAAGTCCCTGTCGTCGAACCTCGGCGAGGTCGACTACGAGGCACTGATCGCCGGCAGTCCGCAGAAGGTCAGTGGCGGCCCGGCTGAGGGGTTCCAGCTGTTCCGCATCGGCGACGCCGTGGCCGCGCGGAACACCCATGCGGCAATCTATGACGCCCTCCGGCTGGTGAAGGACATCTGA
- a CDS encoding FAD binding domain-containing protein — MRYVAAKTAKEAAGLLAAEPGSSRILAGGTDVLVQLKSGVVEPDLIVDIKKIPGLGDITAEAGGFRIGAAVPNAVLGEHAGVVALWPGVVEGANLIGSTQVQGRCTMAGNLCNGSPAGDAVPGLVAANAVARIAGPDGERDCAVADIPAGPGKTTLRKGEIITSIFLPARPERASDAYLRFIPRTEMDIAVASAAVSLELDDDGTVKSARIALGAVAPTVVVADAAAQLLVGTMLEDATLAKMAKACEAVCNPIDDKRGTVEYRTKTAGTLAKRAAVIAYARAGGSK; from the coding sequence ATGCGATACGTAGCTGCGAAAACCGCGAAGGAGGCTGCGGGGCTGCTCGCGGCCGAACCCGGATCGTCCCGGATTCTTGCCGGGGGCACCGACGTGCTCGTCCAGTTGAAATCCGGCGTGGTCGAACCCGACCTGATCGTCGATATCAAGAAGATCCCCGGACTCGGTGACATCACCGCCGAAGCGGGCGGCTTCCGCATCGGCGCGGCCGTCCCCAATGCGGTGCTCGGGGAACACGCAGGTGTCGTGGCGCTTTGGCCCGGCGTGGTCGAAGGCGCGAACCTCATCGGTTCGACGCAGGTGCAGGGCCGCTGCACGATGGCCGGCAACCTCTGCAACGGCTCGCCCGCCGGCGACGCGGTGCCTGGCCTCGTCGCCGCGAATGCGGTCGCCCGGATCGCCGGCCCCGACGGGGAACGCGATTGCGCCGTGGCGGACATTCCGGCCGGCCCCGGCAAGACCACGTTGAGGAAGGGAGAGATCATCACCTCGATCTTCCTGCCCGCCCGGCCCGAACGCGCCTCTGACGCCTATCTGCGCTTCATCCCGCGGACCGAGATGGACATCGCCGTCGCCTCCGCTGCCGTGTCGCTGGAACTGGACGATGACGGCACGGTCAAATCTGCCCGCATCGCGCTTGGCGCGGTTGCCCCGACCGTCGTCGTGGCCGACGCGGCGGCGCAGCTACTCGTCGGAACGATGCTCGAAGACGCCACACTCGCGAAAATGGCCAAGGCGTGCGAGGCCGTCTGCAACCCCATCGACGACAAGCGCGGCACGGTCGAATACCGCACCAAGACCGCCGGCACGCTCGCCAAGCGCGCCGCCGTCATCGCCTATGCCCGCGCCGGAGGTTCGAAATGA
- a CDS encoding (2Fe-2S)-binding protein, whose amino-acid sequence MKSIPVSTTINGDPYEFLCAPDETLLDVLRNRLALTGAKEGCGTGDCGACSVALNGRLVCSCLVLGAEAEGAEISTIEGMADGDVLHPLQRHFIDHAALQCGICTPGILVAAKSLLEKNPDPTDEEVRYWLAGNLCRCTGYDKIIRAVQSAAAEMRGA is encoded by the coding sequence ATGAAGTCCATCCCCGTCTCAACCACGATCAACGGCGATCCCTATGAATTCCTGTGCGCGCCGGACGAGACGCTGCTCGACGTTCTGCGCAATCGCCTGGCGCTGACCGGCGCCAAGGAAGGCTGCGGCACCGGAGATTGCGGCGCCTGTTCGGTTGCACTGAACGGACGGCTCGTCTGTTCCTGCCTTGTCCTCGGAGCCGAGGCCGAGGGCGCCGAGATCAGCACGATCGAGGGCATGGCCGACGGCGACGTGCTTCATCCCCTCCAGCGCCATTTCATCGACCATGCCGCCCTTCAGTGCGGCATCTGCACTCCGGGAATCCTCGTCGCCGCGAAATCGCTGCTGGAGAAGAACCCCGATCCGACGGACGAGGAGGTGCGCTATTGGCTCGCCGGCAACCTGTGCAGATGCACGGGTTACGACAAGATCATCCGTGCCGTTCAGTCGGCCGCGGCCGAGATGAGGGGGGCCTGA